A genome region from Camelina sativa cultivar DH55 chromosome 10, Cs, whole genome shotgun sequence includes the following:
- the LOC104716647 gene encoding LOW QUALITY PROTEIN: xanthine dehydrogenase 1-like (The sequence of the model RefSeq protein was modified relative to this genomic sequence to represent the inferred CDS: inserted 1 base in 1 codon) translates to MGSLSKDGEMEQIRDEEFTEAILYVNGVRRVLPDGLAHMTLLEYLRDLGLTGTKLGCGEGGCGACTVMVSCFDTNSKTCVHYAVNACLAPLYSVEGMHVISIEGVGHRKLGLHPVQESLASSHGSQCGFCTPGFIMSMYALLRSSKSSPFEEEIEECLAGNLCRCTGYRPIVDAFRVFAKSNDALYTGVSSLSLQDGSSICPSTGKPCSCGSKTTNGEANCNGDKFQSISYSDIDGAKYTEKELIFPPQLLLRKLVPLKLRGNGGIAWYRPVTLQNLLELKASYPDAKLLVGNTEVGIEMRLKRLQYQVLISVAQVPELNALNVNDNGVEVGSALRLSELLRLFRKVVKERPAHETSACKAFIEQLKWFAGTQIRNVACIGGNICTASPISDLNPXWMASRAEFRVINCIGDVRSIPAKNFFLGYRKVDMGSNEILLSVFLPWTRPLEYVKEFKQAHRRDDDIAIVNGGMRVFLEQKGQQLFVSDASIAYGGVAPLSLCARKTEEFLIGKNWNKDLLQDTLEVIQKDVLIKEDAPGGMVEFRKSLTLSFFFKFFLWVSHHVHNVNPTIETFPPSHMSAVQPVSRLSRIGKQDYETVLQGSSVGSSEVHLSARMQVTGEAEYTDDTPVPPNTLHAAFVLSKVPHARILSIDDSAAKSSPGFVGLFLAKDIPGDNMIGAIVADEELFATDVVTCVGQVIGVVVADTHENAKDAAGKVDVSYEELPAILSIKEAINAKSFHPNTEKRLSKGDVELCFQSGLCDRIIEGEVQMGGQEHFYLEPNGSLVWTIDGGNEVHMISSTQAPQKHQKYVSHVLGLPMSKVVCKTKRIGGGFGGKETRSAFIAAAASVPSYLLNRPVKLILDRDVDMMITGHRHSFLGKYKVGFTNEGKILALDLEIYNNGGNSLDLSLSILERAMFHSDNVYEIPHVRIIGSVCFTNFPSNTAFRGFGGPQGMLITENWIQRIAAELDKSPEEIKEMNFQVEGSITHYSQSLEHCTLHQLWKELKASCNFLKARQEADEFNSQNRWKKRGVAMVPTKFGISFTTKFMNQAGALVHVYTDGTVLVTHGGVEMGQGLHTKVAQVAASAFNIPLSSVFVSETSTDKVPNASPTAASASSDMYGAAVLDACEQIIARMEPVASKHNFNTFAELVSACYFQRIDLSAHGFHIVPDVGFDWISGKGNAFRYYTYGAAFAEVEIDTLTGDFHTRAADIMLDLGFSLNPAIDVGQIEGAFVQGLGWVALEELKWGDAAHKWIKPGSLLTCGPGNYKIPSINDMPFNLNVSLLKGNPNIKAIHSSKAVGEPPFFLASSVFFAIKEAIKAARAEVGLTDWFPLESPATPERIRMACLDEFSAPFVSSDFSPKLSV, encoded by the exons ATGGGTTCACTGAGCAAGGACGGAGAGATGGAGCAGATCCGAGACGAGGAGTTTACGGAGGCTATATTGTACGTTAATGGCGTTCGTAGAGTCTTGCCTGATGGATTAGCTCATATGACGCTTCTTGAATATCTCAGAG ATTTAGGACTGACCGGGACAAAGCTGGGATGCGGTGAAGGTGGTTGTGGGGCTTGCACGGTGATGGTGTCTTGTTTTGACACCAATTCAAAGACTTGTGT ACATTATGCTGTGAACGCATGCTTAGCACCTCTCTATTCTGTAGAAGGAATGCATGTAATATCCATTGAGGGAGTTGGGCATCGCAAACTTGGCTTGCACCCAGTCCAA GAGTCTTTGGCATCCTCTCATGGTTCCCAATGTGGGTTTTGTACTCCTGGGTTTATCATGTCGATGTATGCGTTACTGAGGTCGAGTAAAAGCTCACCTTTTGAGGAGGAGATTGAAGAATGTCTTGCTGGAAATCTTTGTCGTTGTACTGGTTATCGACCCATCGTTGATGCTTTTCGGGTTTTTGCAAAATCCAATGATGCTCTGTACACTGGTGTGTCTTCGCTTAGCCTTCAAGACGGTTCAAGTATTTGCCCTTCTACTGGCAAACCTTGTTCTTGTggatcaaaaacaacaaatggaGAGGCCAATTGTAATGGAGATAAATTTCAGTCCATATCTTATAGTGACATAGACGGAGCTAAGTATACCGAAAAGGAGCTTATCTTTCCCCCTCAACTTTTGCTGAGGAAGTTAGTTCCTTTAAAATTAAGGGGAAATGGGGGGATTGCCTGGTACAGACCCGTAACTCTTCAGAACTTGCTTGAGCTAAAAGCAAGTTATCCTGATGCAAAACTACTGGTAGGTAATACGGAGGTGGGAATTGAAATGAGACTGAAGAGGTTGCAGTATCAGGTGTTAATATCTGTTGCTCAAGTCCCCGAACTCAATGCATTGAATGTCAATGACAATGGGGTAGAGGTTGGTTCAGCTTTGAGACTTTCTGAACTCCTGAGGTTATTCAGGAAGGTAGTAAAGGAGCGTCCTGCACATGAAACTTCAGCATGCAAGGCTTTTATTGAACAGCTGAAGTGGTTTGCTGGGACACAAATAAGAAATGTAGCTTGCATTGGTGGAAACATTTGTACAGCTAGTCCAATATCTGATTTAAATC CTTGGATGGCTTCTAGAGCAGAGTTTCGGGTAATCAACTGCATTGGAGATGTTAGATCGATACCTGCAAAAAATTTCTTCCTTGGTTATCGTAAAGTGGATATGGGAAGCAACGAGATCTTGTTGTCGGTATTCCTTCCATGGACAAGGCCCTTAGAGTATGTGAAAGAATTTAAGCAGGCTCATCGCAGGGATGATGATATAGCTATTGTCAATGGTGGAATGCGTGTGTTTCTCGAACAGAAGGGTCAACAATTATTTGTTTCTGATGCTTCAATTGCTTATGGTGGTGTGGCTCCTCTTTCGTTGTGTGCGAGAAAGACTGAAGAATTTTTAATCGGAAAGAATTGGAATAAAGATCTTCTGCAAGATACGCTTGAGGTCATACAGAAAGATGTCTTGATTAAGGAAGATGCTCCTGGAGGAATGGTGGAATTTCGGAAATCTCTTACCCTAAGcttcttctttaaatttttcttatggGTTTCTCATCATGTACATAACGTAAATCCCACGATAGAGACCTTCCCACCCTCCCATATGTCAGCTGTGCAACCTGTTTCTCGGTTATCTAGAATTGGAAAACAAGACTATGAGACAGTATTGCAGGGGTCATCTGTTGGCTCGTCAGAGGTCCATCTTTCAGCGAGAATGCAG GTCACAGGGGAAGCAGAATATACTGATGATACACCAGTACCTCCTAATACCTTACATGCCGCCTTTGTGCTTAGCAAAGTGCCACATGCCCGCATCCTTTCAATTGATGATTCGGCAGCCAAATCTTCACCTGGTTTTGTTGGTCTGTTTCTTGCCAAAGATATTCCCGGGGATAATATGATTGGAGCAATTGTTGCCGACGAAGAATTATTTGCTACCGATGTGGTCACATGTGTGGGACAA GTCATTGGTGTGGTTGTCGCGGATACACATGAAAATGCAAAAGATGCAGCAGGAAAAGTTGACGTTAGTTATGAGGAACTGCCAGCAATATTATCAATCAAGGAGGCTATTAATGCTAAAAGTTTCCATCCGAACACAGAGAAAAGGCTAAGTAAAGGGGATGTCGAGCTGTGCTTTCAATCTGGTCTGTGTGACAGGATAATAGAGGGAGAGGTTCAAATGGGTGGTCAGGAACACTTCTACTTGGAGCCTAATGGTAGTTTGGTTTGGACAATAGATGGAGGCAacgaagttcatatgatttcaTCCACACAG GCTCCTCAAAAGCACCAGAAATATGTGTCTCATGTTCTTGGTCTTCCAATGTCTAAAGTGGTATGCAAAACGAAACGAATTGGCGGTGGTTTTGGTGGTAAAGAAACAAGATCAGCTTTCATTGCTGCTGCAGCTTCTGTTCCTTCCTACCTATTGAATCGACCTGTGAAACTCATACTGGACAGAGATGTGGACATGATGATAACTGGTCATCGTCATAGTTTCCTTGGAAAGTACAAG GTTGGATTTACGAACGAAGGAAAAATATTGGCGTTGGACCTTGAAATCTACAACAATGGTGGCAACTCTTTGGATCTCTCCCTTTCCATTCTTGAGCGTGCCATGTTTCACTCGGATAATGTTTATGAGATCCCGCATGTGAGGATCATAGGGAGTGTTTGCTTTACAAATTTTCCCAGCAACACTGCTTTCCGAGGGTTTGGAGGTCCCCAAGGTATGCTTATAACTGAAAACTGGATTCAGAGAATCGCAGCTGAGCTTGATAAAAGCCCTGAAGAAATCAAA GAGATGAACTTTCAAGTGGAAGGATCGATCACACATTACTCTCAGTCTCTTGAGCACTGCACATTGCATCAGCTCTGGAAAGAGCTGAAAGCATCCTGCAACTTCTTAAAGGCTCGTCAAGAAGCTGACGAGTTTAATAGTCAGAATCGGTGGAAAAAGCGTGGTGTAGCTATGGTTCCCACAAAATTTGGCATATCATTTACCACAAAGTTCATGAATCAG GCTGGGGCTCTCGTTCATGTTTACACGGACGGGACGGTTTTGGTGACTCATGGAGGTGTGGAGATGGGTCAAGGATTGCATACAAAGGTCGCTCAAGTTGCTGCATCTGCCTTTAACATCCCACTTAGTTCAGTTTTCGTGTCAGAGACAAGCACTGACAAG GTTCCAAATGCCTCACCAACTGCTGCTTCAGCGAGCTCCGATATGTATGGTGCTGCAGTATTAGACGCTTGTGAGCAGATTATAGCAAGAATGGAGCCTGTTGCATCTAAGCACAATTTCAACACATTCGCTGAG CTAGTAAGTGCCTGCTACTTTCAACGGATAGACCTATCAGCTCATGGTTTTCACATTGTTCCTGATGTTGGATTTGACTGGATATCTGGAAAAGGGAACGCATTTAGATATTACACATATGGAGCTGCCTTTGCTGAAGTTGAGATAGATACTTTAACTGGTGATTTTCACACAAGAGCAGCTGATATAATGTTGGACCTCGGATTTTCTCTTAACCCAGCTATTGATGTTGGACAA ATAGAAGGAGCGTTTGTACAAGGACTGGGTTGGGTAGCTTTAGAAGAACTCAAATGGGGAGATGCAGCTCATAAATGGATCAAACCAGGAAGTTTACTCACTTGCGGACCCGGAAACTACAAAATACCTTCTATTAACGACATGCCATTCAACCTCAATGTTTCTCTTCTCAAG GGGAATCCGAATATAAAGGCAATACATTCATCTAAAGCAGTGGGTGAGCCACCGTTCTTTCTTGCATCATCTGTTTTCTTTGCAATAAAGGAAGCGATTAAAGCGGCTAGAGCCGAGGTGGGTCTTACCGACTGGTTCCCTCTGGAGAGTCCAGCGACGCCAGAGCGTATTAGGATGGCTTGTTTGGACGAGTTTTCAGCCCCTTTTGTAAGTTCAGATTTCTCCCCCAAGCTT